A single Phoenix dactylifera cultivar Barhee BC4 chromosome 1, palm_55x_up_171113_PBpolish2nd_filt_p, whole genome shotgun sequence DNA region contains:
- the LOC113460907 gene encoding pentatricopeptide repeat-containing protein At1g79490, mitochondrial-like isoform X1: MLLRLRNLKLSPTHLQTLPFLVSTKILNPKPFSSSEPHSDAGPPEWTDEILYLDESGGVIGSGRGLRPTEPGRDDHILAGGLRRPLPRSAAVSKLVELACRWRWGPDLDAHLDRLPFPPDPSLLYSALAALPAADPEPSLSLFRWARRQPWFSASDATYSLLLHRLAASSDLDAVLSLFDDILTAATFSGSELSPASFSSSLNLAIQYLCRASKLEVAFCCFKKLRDLGFKGVTTQTYNSLITLFLSKGLPYKAFEIYESMEVSGCSLDASTYDLMVPSLARSGRLDAALRLFEEMKTRDGGGRPGFSIYLALVDSMGKAGRLDAAIGVYREMQMAGYKPSIMMYVSMIESLVKAGKLDAGVKIWDEMKAAGFRPNFGLYTMMVEAQARSGRLEAAAALFGDMEKAGFLPSPSTYACLIEMQSAAGQVDPAMRLYNSMSNAGLRPGLSTFTLLLTVVAKRKLLDLAAKILLEMKSVGFSVDVNASDVLMIYIKDGSTDLALRWLRFMGSAGIRTNNFIIRQLFESCMKAGLYESARPLVETYVGSAAKVDLILYTSILAHLVRCQDEKNERAIMDIMSATKHTAHEFMSGLFTGPEQRGKPVLLFVREFFQGIDYEVEESAARYFVNVLLNYLVLMGQMNRARCVWKVAYENKLFPKAIVFDQHIAWSLDVRNLSVGAALVAVVHTLHRFRKRMLYYGVVPRRIKLVTGSTLKMVVAQMLESVESPFEVSKVVLRAPGDSVLEWFKKPIVQQFLLNEIPSKADVLMHKLNVLFPCSVPEARSLSPSKALAMSRVLQDVRSSLNEDDSVKIEVL; the protein is encoded by the exons ATGCTCCTTCGCCTTCGAAACCTCAAGCTATCCCCAACCCATCTCCAAACTCTCCCCTTCCTCGTCTCCACGaaaatcctaaaccctaaacccttctcctcctccgaaCCCCACTCCGACGCCGGCCCGCCCGAGTGGACCGACGAGATCCTCTACCTCGACGAGTCCGGCGGCGTCATCGGCTCCGGCCGCGGCCTCCGCCCCACCGAGCCCGGACGCGACGACCACATCCTCGCCGGCGGCCTCCGCCGCCCACTCCCCCGCTCTGCCGCCGTCTCCAAGCTCGTCGAGCTCGCCTGCCGCTGGCGCTGGGGCCCCGACCTCGACGCCCACCTGGACCGCCTCCCCTTCCCCCCCGACCCCTCCCTTCTCTACTCTGCCCTCGCCGCCCTCCCTGCCGCCGACCCAgagccctccctctccctcttccgctGGGCCCGCCGCCAGCCCTGGTTCTCCGCCTCCGACGCCACctactctctcctcctccatcgcCTCGCGGCCTCCTCCGACCTCGACGCCGTCCTATCCCTTTTCGACGACATCCTCACAGCTGCCACCTTTAGCGGTAGCGAGCTCTCTCcggcctccttctcctcttccctcaACCTCGCCATCCAGTATTTGTGCCGGGCGTCGAAGCTCGAGGTCGCCTTTTGTTGCTTCAAGAAGCTCCGGGACCTTGGCTTCAAGGGGGTCACCACCCAGACCTACAATTCCCTCATAACCCTCTTCTTGAGCAAGGGATTGCCCTACAAGGCCTTCGAGATCTATGAATCCATGGAGGTCAGCGGGTGCTCCCTCGATGCCTCCACCTATGATTTGATGGTGCCTTCCCTTGCCAGGTCCGGTCGGCTCGATGCCGCCCTCCGTCTGTTCGAAGAAATGAAGACAAGAGATGGTGGCGGCCGGCCAGGGTTCAGCATTTACCTTGCGCTGGTGGACTCGATGGGCAAGGCTGGGAGGCTGGATGCTGCCATAGGGGTGTATCGGGAGATGCAGATGGCCGGGTACAAGCCGTCCATCATGATGTACGTTTCGATGATCGAATCTTTGGTGAAGGCTGGGAAGCTTGATGCTGGTGTAAAGATTTGGGATGAGATGAAGGCCGCTGGGTTTCGTCCAAATTTTGGTCTTTATACCATGATGGTGGAAGCACAGGCGAGGTCAGGGAGGTTAGAGGCTGCTGCCGCCCTTTTTGGTGATATGGAGAAGGCCGGGTTCCTCCCATCGCCGTCCACTTATGCTTGCCTCATCGAGATGCAGTCTGCCGCTGGTCAGGTGGATCCAGCAATGAGGCTTTACAATTCGATGAGCAATGCTGGCCTCCGGCCTGGGTTGAGTACCTTCACCTTGCTGCTGACTGTTGTTGCTAAAAGAAAGCTCTTGGATTTGGCTGCTAAGATCCTGCTCGAGATGAAGTCTGTTGGCTTTTCGGTGGATGTGAATGCAAGTGATGTGCTGATGATTTATATCAAGGATGGGTCGACGGATCTGGCATTGAGGTGGCTGCGATTTATGGGTTCAGCTGGAATTAGGACTAACAATTTTATCATCAGGCAGCTTTTTGAGTCTTGCATGAAGGCCGGGCTTTATGAGTCGGCTCGGCCATTGGTTGAGACATATGTAGGATCAGCAGCAAAGGTGGATTTGATACTCTACACTTCGATTCTTGCCCATTTGGTGCGGTGCCAGGATGAGAAGAATGAGCGAGCTATAATGGACATTATGAGTGCCACGAAGCACACAGCTCACGAGTTCATGTCTGGTCTGTTCACTGGACCAGAGCAGAGGGGGAAGCCCGTGTTGTTATTTGTTAGGGAGTTCTTTCAAGGAATTGATTATGAGGTGGAGGAGAGCGCTGCTAGATACTTTGTGAATGTGCTTCTAAATTATTTAGTGCTGATGGGCCAGATGAACAGGGCAAGATGCGTTTGGAAGGTGGCCTATGAGAATAAGTTGTTTCCAAAGGCAATTGTGTTCGACCAGCACATTGCATGGTCTTTGGATGTTCGGAACCTGTCAGTAGGGGCTGCACTGGTGGCTGTAGTGCACACCCTGCACCGATTTAGAAAGAGGATGCTGTACTATGGAGTGGTGCCCCGGCGCATCAAATTGGTCACAGGGTCCACACTTAAGATGGTTGTGGCGCAA ATGCTTGAGTCAGTTGAGTCTCCATTTGAGGTGAGCAAGGTCGTGCTGAGGGCACCAGGGGATTCAGTGCTGGAGTGGTTCAAGAAGCCTATAGTCCAGCAGTTCTTGTTAAATGAAATACCCTCGAAAGCAGATGTTCTGATGCACAAACTTAATGTTCTTTTTCCATGCTCTGTGCCAGAGGCTCGATCACTTTCTCCTTCAAAGGCATTGGCCATGTCAAG GGTATTGCAGGATGTGAGATCTAGTCTGAATGAAGATGATTCTGTGAAAATAGAGGTGTTATGA
- the LOC113460907 gene encoding pentatricopeptide repeat-containing protein At1g79490, mitochondrial-like isoform X3, with product MLLRLRNLKLSPTHLQTLPFLVSTKILNPKPFSSSEPHSDAGPPEWTDEILYLDESGGVIGSGRGLRPTEPGRDDHILAGGLRRPLPRSAAVSKLVELACRWRWGPDLDAHLDRLPFPPDPSLLYSALAALPAADPEPSLSLFRWARRQPWFSASDATYSLLLHRLAASSDLDAVLSLFDDILTAATFSGSELSPASFSSSLNLAIQYLCRASKLEVAFCCFKKLRDLGFKGVTTQTYNSLITLFLSKGLPYKAFEIYESMEVSGCSLDASTYDLMVPSLARSGRLDAALRLFEEMKTRDGGGRPGFSIYLALVDSMGKAGRLDAAIGVYREMQMAGYKPSIMMYVSMIESLVKAGKLDAGVKIWDEMKAAGFRPNFGLYTMMVEAQARSGRLEAAAALFGDMEKAGFLPSPSTYACLIEMQSAAGQVDPAMRLYNSMSNAGLRPGLSTFTLLLTVVAKRKLLDLAAKILLEMKSVGFSVDVNASDVLMIYIKDGSTDLALRWLRFMGSAGIRTNNFIIRQLFESCMKAGLYESARPLVETYVGSAAKVDLILYTSILAHLVRCQDEKNERAIMDIMSATKHTAHEFMSGLFTGPEQRGKPVLLFVREFFQGIDYEVEESAARYFVNVLLNYLVLMGQMNRARCVWKVAYENKLFPKAIVFDQHIAWSLDVRNLSVGAALVAVVHTLHRFRKRMLYYGVVPRRIKLVTGSTLKMVVAQMLESVESPFEVSKVVLRAPGDSVLEWFKKPIVQQFLLNEIPSKADVLMHKLNVLFPCSVPEARSLSPSKALAMSRM from the exons ATGCTCCTTCGCCTTCGAAACCTCAAGCTATCCCCAACCCATCTCCAAACTCTCCCCTTCCTCGTCTCCACGaaaatcctaaaccctaaacccttctcctcctccgaaCCCCACTCCGACGCCGGCCCGCCCGAGTGGACCGACGAGATCCTCTACCTCGACGAGTCCGGCGGCGTCATCGGCTCCGGCCGCGGCCTCCGCCCCACCGAGCCCGGACGCGACGACCACATCCTCGCCGGCGGCCTCCGCCGCCCACTCCCCCGCTCTGCCGCCGTCTCCAAGCTCGTCGAGCTCGCCTGCCGCTGGCGCTGGGGCCCCGACCTCGACGCCCACCTGGACCGCCTCCCCTTCCCCCCCGACCCCTCCCTTCTCTACTCTGCCCTCGCCGCCCTCCCTGCCGCCGACCCAgagccctccctctccctcttccgctGGGCCCGCCGCCAGCCCTGGTTCTCCGCCTCCGACGCCACctactctctcctcctccatcgcCTCGCGGCCTCCTCCGACCTCGACGCCGTCCTATCCCTTTTCGACGACATCCTCACAGCTGCCACCTTTAGCGGTAGCGAGCTCTCTCcggcctccttctcctcttccctcaACCTCGCCATCCAGTATTTGTGCCGGGCGTCGAAGCTCGAGGTCGCCTTTTGTTGCTTCAAGAAGCTCCGGGACCTTGGCTTCAAGGGGGTCACCACCCAGACCTACAATTCCCTCATAACCCTCTTCTTGAGCAAGGGATTGCCCTACAAGGCCTTCGAGATCTATGAATCCATGGAGGTCAGCGGGTGCTCCCTCGATGCCTCCACCTATGATTTGATGGTGCCTTCCCTTGCCAGGTCCGGTCGGCTCGATGCCGCCCTCCGTCTGTTCGAAGAAATGAAGACAAGAGATGGTGGCGGCCGGCCAGGGTTCAGCATTTACCTTGCGCTGGTGGACTCGATGGGCAAGGCTGGGAGGCTGGATGCTGCCATAGGGGTGTATCGGGAGATGCAGATGGCCGGGTACAAGCCGTCCATCATGATGTACGTTTCGATGATCGAATCTTTGGTGAAGGCTGGGAAGCTTGATGCTGGTGTAAAGATTTGGGATGAGATGAAGGCCGCTGGGTTTCGTCCAAATTTTGGTCTTTATACCATGATGGTGGAAGCACAGGCGAGGTCAGGGAGGTTAGAGGCTGCTGCCGCCCTTTTTGGTGATATGGAGAAGGCCGGGTTCCTCCCATCGCCGTCCACTTATGCTTGCCTCATCGAGATGCAGTCTGCCGCTGGTCAGGTGGATCCAGCAATGAGGCTTTACAATTCGATGAGCAATGCTGGCCTCCGGCCTGGGTTGAGTACCTTCACCTTGCTGCTGACTGTTGTTGCTAAAAGAAAGCTCTTGGATTTGGCTGCTAAGATCCTGCTCGAGATGAAGTCTGTTGGCTTTTCGGTGGATGTGAATGCAAGTGATGTGCTGATGATTTATATCAAGGATGGGTCGACGGATCTGGCATTGAGGTGGCTGCGATTTATGGGTTCAGCTGGAATTAGGACTAACAATTTTATCATCAGGCAGCTTTTTGAGTCTTGCATGAAGGCCGGGCTTTATGAGTCGGCTCGGCCATTGGTTGAGACATATGTAGGATCAGCAGCAAAGGTGGATTTGATACTCTACACTTCGATTCTTGCCCATTTGGTGCGGTGCCAGGATGAGAAGAATGAGCGAGCTATAATGGACATTATGAGTGCCACGAAGCACACAGCTCACGAGTTCATGTCTGGTCTGTTCACTGGACCAGAGCAGAGGGGGAAGCCCGTGTTGTTATTTGTTAGGGAGTTCTTTCAAGGAATTGATTATGAGGTGGAGGAGAGCGCTGCTAGATACTTTGTGAATGTGCTTCTAAATTATTTAGTGCTGATGGGCCAGATGAACAGGGCAAGATGCGTTTGGAAGGTGGCCTATGAGAATAAGTTGTTTCCAAAGGCAATTGTGTTCGACCAGCACATTGCATGGTCTTTGGATGTTCGGAACCTGTCAGTAGGGGCTGCACTGGTGGCTGTAGTGCACACCCTGCACCGATTTAGAAAGAGGATGCTGTACTATGGAGTGGTGCCCCGGCGCATCAAATTGGTCACAGGGTCCACACTTAAGATGGTTGTGGCGCAA ATGCTTGAGTCAGTTGAGTCTCCATTTGAGGTGAGCAAGGTCGTGCTGAGGGCACCAGGGGATTCAGTGCTGGAGTGGTTCAAGAAGCCTATAGTCCAGCAGTTCTTGTTAAATGAAATACCCTCGAAAGCAGATGTTCTGATGCACAAACTTAATGTTCTTTTTCCATGCTCTGTGCCAGAGGCTCGATCACTTTCTCCTTCAAAGGCATTGGCCATGTCAAG GATGTGA
- the LOC113460907 gene encoding pentatricopeptide repeat-containing protein At1g79490, mitochondrial-like isoform X4, with translation MLLRLRNLKLSPTHLQTLPFLVSTKILNPKPFSSSEPHSDAGPPEWTDEILYLDESGGVIGSGRGLRPTEPGRDDHILAGGLRRPLPRSAAVSKLVELACRWRWGPDLDAHLDRLPFPPDPSLLYSALAALPAADPEPSLSLFRWARRQPWFSASDATYSLLLHRLAASSDLDAVLSLFDDILTAATFSGSELSPASFSSSLNLAIQYLCRASKLEVAFCCFKKLRDLGFKGVTTQTYNSLITLFLSKGLPYKAFEIYESMEVSGCSLDASTYDLMVPSLARSGRLDAALRLFEEMKTRDGGGRPGFSIYLALVDSMGKAGRLDAAIGVYREMQMAGYKPSIMMYVSMIESLVKAGKLDAGVKIWDEMKAAGFRPNFGLYTMMVEAQARSGRLEAAAALFGDMEKAGFLPSPSTYACLIEMQSAAGQVDPAMRLYNSMSNAGLRPGLSTFTLLLTVVAKRKLLDLAAKILLEMKSVGFSVDVNASDVLMIYIKDGSTDLALRWLRFMGSAGIRTNNFIIRQLFESCMKAGLYESARPLVETYVGSAAKVDLILYTSILAHLVRCQDEKNERAIMDIMSATKHTAHEFMSGLFTGPEQRGKPVLLFVREFFQGIDYEVEESAARYFVNVLLNYLVLMGQMNRARCVWKVAYENKLFPKAIVFDQHIAWSLDVRNLSVGAALVAVVHTLHRFRKRMLYYGVVPRRIKLVTGSTLKMVVAQMLESVESPFEVSKVVLRAPGDSVLEWFKKPIVQQFLLNEIPSKADVLMHKLNVLFPSSAPEVRSLSPSKALAMSR, from the coding sequence ATGCTCCTTCGCCTTCGAAACCTCAAGCTATCCCCAACCCATCTCCAAACTCTCCCCTTCCTCGTCTCCACGaaaatcctaaaccctaaacccttctcctcctccgaaCCCCACTCCGACGCCGGCCCGCCCGAGTGGACCGACGAGATCCTCTACCTCGACGAGTCCGGCGGCGTCATCGGCTCCGGCCGCGGCCTCCGCCCCACCGAGCCCGGACGCGACGACCACATCCTCGCCGGCGGCCTCCGCCGCCCACTCCCCCGCTCTGCCGCCGTCTCCAAGCTCGTCGAGCTCGCCTGCCGCTGGCGCTGGGGCCCCGACCTCGACGCCCACCTGGACCGCCTCCCCTTCCCCCCCGACCCCTCCCTTCTCTACTCTGCCCTCGCCGCCCTCCCTGCCGCCGACCCAgagccctccctctccctcttccgctGGGCCCGCCGCCAGCCCTGGTTCTCCGCCTCCGACGCCACctactctctcctcctccatcgcCTCGCGGCCTCCTCCGACCTCGACGCCGTCCTATCCCTTTTCGACGACATCCTCACAGCTGCCACCTTTAGCGGTAGCGAGCTCTCTCcggcctccttctcctcttccctcaACCTCGCCATCCAGTATTTGTGCCGGGCGTCGAAGCTCGAGGTCGCCTTTTGTTGCTTCAAGAAGCTCCGGGACCTTGGCTTCAAGGGGGTCACCACCCAGACCTACAATTCCCTCATAACCCTCTTCTTGAGCAAGGGATTGCCCTACAAGGCCTTCGAGATCTATGAATCCATGGAGGTCAGCGGGTGCTCCCTCGATGCCTCCACCTATGATTTGATGGTGCCTTCCCTTGCCAGGTCCGGTCGGCTCGATGCCGCCCTCCGTCTGTTCGAAGAAATGAAGACAAGAGATGGTGGCGGCCGGCCAGGGTTCAGCATTTACCTTGCGCTGGTGGACTCGATGGGCAAGGCTGGGAGGCTGGATGCTGCCATAGGGGTGTATCGGGAGATGCAGATGGCCGGGTACAAGCCGTCCATCATGATGTACGTTTCGATGATCGAATCTTTGGTGAAGGCTGGGAAGCTTGATGCTGGTGTAAAGATTTGGGATGAGATGAAGGCCGCTGGGTTTCGTCCAAATTTTGGTCTTTATACCATGATGGTGGAAGCACAGGCGAGGTCAGGGAGGTTAGAGGCTGCTGCCGCCCTTTTTGGTGATATGGAGAAGGCCGGGTTCCTCCCATCGCCGTCCACTTATGCTTGCCTCATCGAGATGCAGTCTGCCGCTGGTCAGGTGGATCCAGCAATGAGGCTTTACAATTCGATGAGCAATGCTGGCCTCCGGCCTGGGTTGAGTACCTTCACCTTGCTGCTGACTGTTGTTGCTAAAAGAAAGCTCTTGGATTTGGCTGCTAAGATCCTGCTCGAGATGAAGTCTGTTGGCTTTTCGGTGGATGTGAATGCAAGTGATGTGCTGATGATTTATATCAAGGATGGGTCGACGGATCTGGCATTGAGGTGGCTGCGATTTATGGGTTCAGCTGGAATTAGGACTAACAATTTTATCATCAGGCAGCTTTTTGAGTCTTGCATGAAGGCCGGGCTTTATGAGTCGGCTCGGCCATTGGTTGAGACATATGTAGGATCAGCAGCAAAGGTGGATTTGATACTCTACACTTCGATTCTTGCCCATTTGGTGCGGTGCCAGGATGAGAAGAATGAGCGAGCTATAATGGACATTATGAGTGCCACGAAGCACACAGCTCACGAGTTCATGTCTGGTCTGTTCACTGGACCAGAGCAGAGGGGGAAGCCCGTGTTGTTATTTGTTAGGGAGTTCTTTCAAGGAATTGATTATGAGGTGGAGGAGAGCGCTGCTAGATACTTTGTGAATGTGCTTCTAAATTATTTAGTGCTGATGGGCCAGATGAACAGGGCAAGATGCGTTTGGAAGGTGGCCTATGAGAATAAGTTGTTTCCAAAGGCAATTGTGTTCGACCAGCACATTGCATGGTCTTTGGATGTTCGGAACCTGTCAGTAGGGGCTGCACTGGTGGCTGTAGTGCACACCCTGCACCGATTTAGAAAGAGGATGCTGTACTATGGAGTGGTGCCCCGGCGCATCAAATTGGTCACAGGGTCCACACTTAAGATGGTTGTGGCGCAAATGCTTGAGTCAGTTGAGTCTCCATTTGAGGTGAGCAAGGTCGTGCTGAGGGCACCAGGGGATTCAGTGCTGGAGTGGTTCAAGAAGCCTATAGTACAGCAGTTCTTGTTAAATGAAATACCCTCGAAAGCAGACGTTCTGATGCACAAACTTAATGTTCTTTTCCCAAGCTCTGCACCAGAGGTTCGATCACTTTCTCCTTCAAAGGCATTGGCCATGTCAAGGTGA
- the LOC113460907 gene encoding pentatricopeptide repeat-containing protein At1g79490, mitochondrial-like isoform X2: MLLRLRNLKLSPTHLQTLPFLVSTKILNPKPFSSSEPHSDAGPPEWTDEILYLDESGGVIGSGRGLRPTEPGRDDHILAGGLRRPLPRSAAVSKLVELACRWRWGPDLDAHLDRLPFPPDPSLLYSALAALPAADPEPSLSLFRWARRQPWFSASDATYSLLLHRLAASSDLDAVLSLFDDILTAATFSGSELSPASFSSSLNLAIQYLCRASKLEVAFCCFKKLRDLGFKGVTTQTYNSLITLFLSKGLPYKAFEIYESMEVSGCSLDASTYDLMVPSLARSGRLDAALRLFEEMKTRDGGGRPGFSIYLALVDSMGKAGRLDAAIGVYREMQMAGYKPSIMMYVSMIESLVKAGKLDAGVKIWDEMKAAGFRPNFGLYTMMVEAQARSGRLEAAAALFGDMEKAGFLPSPSTYACLIEMQSAAGQVDPAMRLYNSMSNAGLRPGLSTFTLLLTVVAKRKLLDLAAKILLEMKSVGFSVDVNASDVLMIYIKDGSTDLALRWLRFMGSAGIRTNNFIIRQLFESCMKAGLYESARPLVETYVGSAAKVDLILYTSILAHLVRCQDEKNERAIMDIMSATKHTAHEFMSGLFTGPEQRGKPVLLFVREFFQGIDYEVEESAARYFVNVLLNYLVLMGQMNRARCVWKVAYENKLFPKAIVFDQHIAWSLDVRNLSVGAALVAVVHTLHRFRKRMLYYGVVPRRIKLVTGSTLKMVVAQMLESVESPFEVSKVVLRAPGDSVLEWFKKPIVQQFLLNEIPSKADVLMHKLNVLFPCSVPEARSLSPSKALAMSRNLAALSEDQP; the protein is encoded by the exons ATGCTCCTTCGCCTTCGAAACCTCAAGCTATCCCCAACCCATCTCCAAACTCTCCCCTTCCTCGTCTCCACGaaaatcctaaaccctaaacccttctcctcctccgaaCCCCACTCCGACGCCGGCCCGCCCGAGTGGACCGACGAGATCCTCTACCTCGACGAGTCCGGCGGCGTCATCGGCTCCGGCCGCGGCCTCCGCCCCACCGAGCCCGGACGCGACGACCACATCCTCGCCGGCGGCCTCCGCCGCCCACTCCCCCGCTCTGCCGCCGTCTCCAAGCTCGTCGAGCTCGCCTGCCGCTGGCGCTGGGGCCCCGACCTCGACGCCCACCTGGACCGCCTCCCCTTCCCCCCCGACCCCTCCCTTCTCTACTCTGCCCTCGCCGCCCTCCCTGCCGCCGACCCAgagccctccctctccctcttccgctGGGCCCGCCGCCAGCCCTGGTTCTCCGCCTCCGACGCCACctactctctcctcctccatcgcCTCGCGGCCTCCTCCGACCTCGACGCCGTCCTATCCCTTTTCGACGACATCCTCACAGCTGCCACCTTTAGCGGTAGCGAGCTCTCTCcggcctccttctcctcttccctcaACCTCGCCATCCAGTATTTGTGCCGGGCGTCGAAGCTCGAGGTCGCCTTTTGTTGCTTCAAGAAGCTCCGGGACCTTGGCTTCAAGGGGGTCACCACCCAGACCTACAATTCCCTCATAACCCTCTTCTTGAGCAAGGGATTGCCCTACAAGGCCTTCGAGATCTATGAATCCATGGAGGTCAGCGGGTGCTCCCTCGATGCCTCCACCTATGATTTGATGGTGCCTTCCCTTGCCAGGTCCGGTCGGCTCGATGCCGCCCTCCGTCTGTTCGAAGAAATGAAGACAAGAGATGGTGGCGGCCGGCCAGGGTTCAGCATTTACCTTGCGCTGGTGGACTCGATGGGCAAGGCTGGGAGGCTGGATGCTGCCATAGGGGTGTATCGGGAGATGCAGATGGCCGGGTACAAGCCGTCCATCATGATGTACGTTTCGATGATCGAATCTTTGGTGAAGGCTGGGAAGCTTGATGCTGGTGTAAAGATTTGGGATGAGATGAAGGCCGCTGGGTTTCGTCCAAATTTTGGTCTTTATACCATGATGGTGGAAGCACAGGCGAGGTCAGGGAGGTTAGAGGCTGCTGCCGCCCTTTTTGGTGATATGGAGAAGGCCGGGTTCCTCCCATCGCCGTCCACTTATGCTTGCCTCATCGAGATGCAGTCTGCCGCTGGTCAGGTGGATCCAGCAATGAGGCTTTACAATTCGATGAGCAATGCTGGCCTCCGGCCTGGGTTGAGTACCTTCACCTTGCTGCTGACTGTTGTTGCTAAAAGAAAGCTCTTGGATTTGGCTGCTAAGATCCTGCTCGAGATGAAGTCTGTTGGCTTTTCGGTGGATGTGAATGCAAGTGATGTGCTGATGATTTATATCAAGGATGGGTCGACGGATCTGGCATTGAGGTGGCTGCGATTTATGGGTTCAGCTGGAATTAGGACTAACAATTTTATCATCAGGCAGCTTTTTGAGTCTTGCATGAAGGCCGGGCTTTATGAGTCGGCTCGGCCATTGGTTGAGACATATGTAGGATCAGCAGCAAAGGTGGATTTGATACTCTACACTTCGATTCTTGCCCATTTGGTGCGGTGCCAGGATGAGAAGAATGAGCGAGCTATAATGGACATTATGAGTGCCACGAAGCACACAGCTCACGAGTTCATGTCTGGTCTGTTCACTGGACCAGAGCAGAGGGGGAAGCCCGTGTTGTTATTTGTTAGGGAGTTCTTTCAAGGAATTGATTATGAGGTGGAGGAGAGCGCTGCTAGATACTTTGTGAATGTGCTTCTAAATTATTTAGTGCTGATGGGCCAGATGAACAGGGCAAGATGCGTTTGGAAGGTGGCCTATGAGAATAAGTTGTTTCCAAAGGCAATTGTGTTCGACCAGCACATTGCATGGTCTTTGGATGTTCGGAACCTGTCAGTAGGGGCTGCACTGGTGGCTGTAGTGCACACCCTGCACCGATTTAGAAAGAGGATGCTGTACTATGGAGTGGTGCCCCGGCGCATCAAATTGGTCACAGGGTCCACACTTAAGATGGTTGTGGCGCAA ATGCTTGAGTCAGTTGAGTCTCCATTTGAGGTGAGCAAGGTCGTGCTGAGGGCACCAGGGGATTCAGTGCTGGAGTGGTTCAAGAAGCCTATAGTCCAGCAGTTCTTGTTAAATGAAATACCCTCGAAAGCAGATGTTCTGATGCACAAACTTAATGTTCTTTTTCCATGCTCTGTGCCAGAGGCTCGATCACTTTCTCCTTCAAAGGCATTGGCCATGTCAAG AAATTTGGCTGCTTTGTCCGAGGATCAACCTTGA